A region from the Desulfurispira natronophila genome encodes:
- the truA gene encoding tRNA pseudouridine(38-40) synthase TruA — translation MSRPQALRRLVLKVAYDGTNYNGWQMQENTTQTIQSLLEMAASKVCNHKLTIHGSGRTDSGVHARAQICHLDTSSTLEPYQIIFGINSILPRDIRVRNAFVVDDEFHSQFSPHSKKYSYTILHGCPPDPLQRLYSWHMRHDLDAKRLQSELDHFVGEHDFRAFRAKNSGTKTTVRTVYAIHVEEVERHKLIIHVHGGGFLKHMIRIMVGTAVDRTIGTLQRSIPHILAGRDRTKGGRTAPASGLIMDEVIYDAYDFREDFRPE, via the coding sequence ATGAGTCGCCCCCAAGCCCTGCGCCGCCTGGTACTGAAAGTTGCTTACGACGGAACCAATTACAATGGCTGGCAAATGCAGGAAAACACCACCCAGACAATTCAGTCTCTGCTGGAGATGGCTGCCTCCAAGGTCTGCAACCATAAGCTGACCATTCACGGTTCAGGACGTACCGACTCCGGTGTCCACGCCCGGGCTCAAATCTGCCACCTCGATACCTCCAGCACCCTGGAGCCGTATCAGATTATCTTCGGCATCAACTCCATCCTGCCCCGGGACATCCGTGTGCGCAACGCCTTTGTGGTGGATGACGAATTTCACAGCCAGTTCTCGCCCCACTCCAAAAAGTACTCCTATACCATCCTCCACGGTTGTCCGCCGGATCCATTGCAGCGCCTCTACAGCTGGCATATGCGCCACGATCTGGACGCAAAACGCCTGCAAAGCGAGCTTGATCACTTTGTCGGGGAGCACGATTTCCGTGCATTCCGAGCCAAAAATTCCGGCACCAAGACCACCGTCCGCACGGTCTATGCTATCCATGTGGAGGAAGTGGAGAGGCACAAGCTGATTATTCACGTCCACGGTGGTGGCTTTCTCAAGCACATGATACGCATCATGGTGGGAACGGCCGTAGATCGCACCATCGGTACCCTGCAGCGCAGCATCCCCCACATCCTCGCAGGACGAGATCGCACCAAGGGAGGGCGCACGGCTCCTGCCAGTGGACTGATCATGGATGAGGTTATCTACGATGCCTACGACTTCAGGGAGGACTTCCGGCCCGAATAG
- the ptsP gene encoding phosphoenolpyruvate--protein phosphotransferase: MNKIEILLDISNIILDSTCHKNALTEITTYLKRELKSDVCSIYLLNRNDDQTLTLAATEGLHQDAIDSVSMLTSEGLTGLAYTSNEYTFIREANQHPQFKYFPGIGEEPFQTFIGIPLKSSLHTFGVLVFQFKRRKNNTRMQQKLLTAVAAQVSGLVLRHYMLESPLNMDRYASGNEVVLQGVPLSEGIAIGHPVRVIYRFIESAAVDIDPEAELKSMESAFSRTSRDLRVLARRMKRQGAAAESEIFHTHLLMLEDSSFKKEVVRHIQDFHKSAAFSVRHVADKLIQKFHSFSDPYLRERAADIDDICQRLMTHLGVIAKQADLTENSIIISDRLTPGETASLDLEKVSAFITERDGVTSHTAILAKNRNMPAVTGITNLFEVTEYTRQIIVDGYQGTVIINPTEETLRRCGQQQQHSQRRRQLDQRRPTPQGPINLPDGESVSFYANVSSLLDAQKSGQDSACGIGLVRTEIFYLQNDGAFDRNQQIETYRQIVKAFEHGIIIFRLFDIGSDKKSTKESKEENPALGYRGSRLLLGERQFMQEQIEALLQVIGENAHRNDIKIMVPFVSDPEEFFAIHNIILERATEMNVTTPQIGVMLEIPSAVFAMDELATKADFFSVGTNDLFQYFFALDRGDPQVSNYYHPHNPAFLRLLQMVLDKSRQLDRPVEICGEVATDRAILRQLIAMGYRTFSVNPYVINGLKRFLQREFGAKEE, encoded by the coding sequence GTGAATAAAATAGAAATCCTCCTTGATATCAGCAACATCATTCTCGACTCTACCTGTCACAAGAATGCGCTGACAGAAATTACCACCTATCTCAAACGCGAGCTGAAGAGTGATGTCTGCTCCATTTACCTTCTCAATCGCAATGATGACCAGACATTGACCCTTGCAGCCACCGAAGGGTTGCACCAGGACGCCATTGACAGTGTCTCCATGCTTACCAGCGAAGGGCTGACTGGCCTGGCGTACACCAGCAACGAGTACACATTTATTCGCGAGGCCAACCAACATCCCCAATTCAAATACTTCCCCGGCATTGGCGAGGAACCCTTTCAGACCTTTATCGGCATTCCCCTTAAAAGCAGCCTGCACACCTTTGGCGTGCTGGTTTTCCAGTTCAAGCGTCGCAAGAACAACACCCGTATGCAGCAAAAGCTCCTGACCGCCGTGGCGGCCCAGGTATCCGGACTCGTACTGCGCCACTATATGCTGGAGAGCCCACTGAACATGGACCGCTACGCCAGTGGCAACGAAGTGGTCCTGCAGGGGGTACCTCTGTCGGAAGGTATTGCCATTGGTCATCCAGTGCGAGTTATCTATCGCTTTATTGAAAGTGCTGCCGTGGACATTGACCCGGAAGCCGAGCTCAAAAGCATGGAAAGTGCCTTTTCCAGAACGAGCAGAGACTTGCGAGTACTGGCCCGCCGCATGAAGCGCCAGGGTGCCGCAGCGGAATCAGAAATTTTCCACACCCACCTGCTGATGCTTGAGGACAGTAGTTTCAAGAAAGAGGTTGTGCGCCATATTCAAGATTTTCATAAGAGCGCAGCCTTTTCAGTACGCCACGTTGCCGACAAGCTGATTCAAAAATTTCATTCCTTCAGCGACCCCTATCTGCGTGAGCGGGCAGCCGACATTGACGACATCTGCCAGCGGCTGATGACCCACCTGGGAGTCATTGCCAAGCAAGCTGATTTGACAGAAAACAGTATTATCATCTCCGACCGCCTCACTCCCGGCGAAACCGCCTCCCTCGACCTGGAAAAGGTTTCAGCCTTTATTACCGAGCGCGATGGCGTGACTTCCCACACCGCTATTTTGGCTAAAAACCGCAATATGCCCGCGGTAACCGGCATTACCAACCTGTTTGAGGTAACTGAGTATACCCGGCAAATCATCGTTGACGGCTATCAAGGTACCGTTATCATCAACCCGACTGAAGAGACCCTCAGGCGCTGCGGCCAGCAGCAACAGCACAGTCAGCGCCGCCGCCAGCTGGATCAGCGTCGACCTACCCCCCAGGGCCCAATTAATCTTCCCGACGGAGAGTCCGTGAGCTTCTACGCTAATGTCTCCAGCCTACTGGATGCCCAAAAATCCGGGCAAGATAGCGCCTGCGGCATCGGCCTGGTACGCACGGAGATATTTTACCTGCAAAATGATGGCGCCTTTGACCGCAACCAACAAATAGAAACCTATCGGCAGATAGTAAAAGCCTTTGAGCACGGAATCATCATCTTCCGCCTCTTTGATATTGGCTCAGACAAAAAGAGTACCAAGGAGTCCAAGGAGGAGAACCCGGCCCTGGGATACCGTGGCAGCCGTCTATTGCTGGGGGAGCGCCAATTTATGCAAGAGCAGATTGAGGCTCTGCTACAGGTAATCGGTGAGAACGCCCATCGCAACGACATAAAGATCATGGTGCCCTTCGTATCGGATCCCGAAGAATTTTTTGCCATCCACAACATTATTCTTGAACGTGCCACTGAAATGAATGTGACCACCCCTCAAATCGGTGTCATGCTGGAGATCCCCTCCGCCGTGTTCGCCATGGACGAGCTGGCTACGAAAGCCGACTTTTTCAGCGTGGGAACCAACGACCTTTTCCAATACTTTTTCGCTTTGGATCGCGGTGACCCCCAGGTGAGCAACTATTATCACCCGCACAACCCGGCCTTTTTGCGGCTGCTGCAGATGGTGCTGGACAAGTCCCGGCAGCTGGACCGCCCGGTGGAAATATGTGGTGAAGTGGCCACGGACCGAGCAATTCTGCGACAGCTCATCGCCATGGGGTATCGCACTTTCAGCGTTAACCCCTATGTCATCAACGGACTGAAGCGATTCTTACAGCGGGAATTCGGGGCAAAGGAAGAGTGA
- a CDS encoding NAD(+)/NADH kinase — protein sequence MNPPTSIGIIGKPHQELTRTTVLDLMRFLEARGIEYHLDRDTAETCEVDQWIAKNQLVKQVDLLISLGGDGTVLGVARLLVGQSTPILAVNLGRLGFLTEVKVDQIFEVLEEVLAGHYRVDHRMMLCAHVHRRGECFGSHTVLNDIVINKGALARIIELELMVNEQFVTQYRSDGLIVSTPTGSTAYNLAANGPIIHPSLTNMIITPICPHMLTNRSIVIPADGVHLSINVKSHSSDVMLTLDGQVGVGLQTDDIIHISKSDSVINMITHPNKNYYAILKEKMKWAEI from the coding sequence ATGAACCCTCCCACTTCCATTGGAATTATTGGCAAGCCCCACCAGGAGTTGACCCGCACAACGGTGCTGGATCTGATGCGTTTTCTCGAGGCACGGGGAATTGAGTACCACCTGGATCGGGACACGGCGGAAACCTGTGAAGTGGACCAGTGGATTGCCAAGAATCAGCTGGTCAAGCAGGTGGATCTACTTATTTCCCTTGGAGGAGATGGCACCGTACTGGGAGTTGCCCGGCTACTGGTGGGCCAGAGCACTCCCATACTGGCCGTTAACCTGGGTCGGTTGGGATTTCTGACAGAGGTCAAGGTTGATCAAATATTTGAAGTGCTGGAAGAAGTGCTCGCGGGTCATTACCGGGTGGACCACCGCATGATGCTCTGTGCCCACGTGCATCGCCGCGGCGAGTGCTTTGGCAGCCATACGGTGCTTAACGATATTGTCATCAACAAGGGAGCCCTGGCCCGAATTATCGAGCTGGAACTCATGGTCAACGAGCAGTTCGTGACCCAATATCGCTCCGACGGTCTGATCGTCTCGACCCCCACCGGATCCACTGCCTACAACCTGGCGGCCAACGGCCCCATAATTCATCCATCTTTAACCAATATGATAATCACGCCCATTTGCCCCCATATGCTCACCAACCGCTCAATCGTCATTCCCGCCGATGGGGTACACCTCTCCATTAATGTCAAGAGTCACAGCAGCGATGTTATGCTCACCCTGGACGGTCAGGTGGGAGTGGGGTTGCAAACTGACGATATTATTCACATCTCCAAATCCGATTCTGTCATCAACATGATTACCCATCCCAACAAAAACTACTACGCCATCCTGAAAGAAAAAATGAAATGGGCGGAGATATAA
- the queA gene encoding tRNA preQ1(34) S-adenosylmethionine ribosyltransferase-isomerase QueA — MSRHLADYHVDIPAELIAQDPLPQRDSSRLLVLSRQHPDQIIADEAFTNLPRHLGRNDLLIFNDTKVIPARLQGRKSTGGSAEVFLLHKSDQPRCWQVLTRGKKLTAGTRIEFGGGTFSAIIESRQGAQALARFDVSDDVLFAHGTMPLPPYIRRAADARDNERYQTIFASKPGAVAAPTAALHFTPAVLKSLKEKEVQTARLTLHVGLGTFFPIKSERIDEHRMHAESYHIPPETLDAIDAARARGGRIIAVGTTVVRALESCFATDTRKSSGETDIFIHPGYQFNITDGIVTNFHLPDSTLILLVSAFYGRQNTQTAYRYAVANRFRFFSYGDAMMILP, encoded by the coding sequence GTGTCACGCCATCTTGCCGACTACCACGTCGATATCCCGGCGGAACTTATCGCCCAAGATCCTTTGCCGCAAAGGGACAGCAGTCGACTACTGGTACTTTCCCGCCAGCACCCGGATCAAATAATTGCAGACGAGGCATTCACCAATCTCCCTCGCCACCTGGGAAGGAATGACCTGCTGATTTTCAACGACACCAAGGTTATCCCTGCCCGCCTGCAAGGACGCAAATCCACTGGCGGTTCCGCTGAAGTATTTCTGTTGCATAAAAGCGATCAGCCTCGCTGCTGGCAGGTGCTGACCCGCGGCAAGAAGCTGACAGCAGGGACGCGCATAGAATTTGGCGGCGGTACTTTTAGCGCTATCATTGAAAGTCGCCAGGGAGCTCAGGCACTGGCCCGCTTCGACGTAAGCGACGACGTGCTTTTTGCCCACGGCACTATGCCGTTGCCACCCTATATTCGTCGCGCCGCTGACGCTCGTGATAACGAGCGGTATCAGACCATATTTGCCAGTAAGCCCGGAGCGGTCGCCGCGCCCACAGCGGCCCTCCACTTCACCCCGGCTGTACTGAAGAGCCTGAAAGAAAAAGAAGTGCAGACGGCTCGCCTGACCCTCCATGTTGGTCTTGGCACTTTTTTCCCCATCAAAAGCGAACGTATTGACGAACACCGCATGCACGCCGAATCGTATCACATCCCTCCTGAAACCCTTGATGCTATTGACGCTGCCCGGGCCAGGGGCGGACGCATAATTGCCGTTGGCACAACGGTTGTGCGGGCACTGGAGTCGTGTTTTGCCACAGATACTCGCAAAAGTTCAGGCGAGACAGATATTTTCATTCACCCTGGCTATCAATTTAACATCACCGATGGTATAGTAACAAACTTCCATCTGCCGGATTCAACCCTGATTCTGCTTGTCAGCGCATTTTACGGTCGGCAGAATACTCAAACCGCCTATCGCTACGCCGTCGCCAATCGCTTTCGCTTTTTCAGCTATGGCGACGCCATGATGATACTACCCTAG
- the ispF gene encoding 2-C-methyl-D-erythritol 2,4-cyclodiphosphate synthase, translating to MFRVGSGFDVHRFAPQRPLVLGGVTIEHSHGLLGHSDADVLLHAICDALLGAAALGDIGTHFPDTDAKYRGADSRHLLQQVEAKLAEGGWSVVNVDATIIAQEPRMAPHIDAMRRYIAQDLRTELSAISVKATTTEHLGFAGRKEGIAAQAVTMIKESP from the coding sequence ATGTTTCGAGTAGGTAGCGGTTTTGACGTTCATCGCTTTGCGCCCCAGCGCCCTTTGGTTCTCGGCGGCGTAACCATAGAGCACAGCCACGGCCTGCTGGGGCACTCCGATGCGGACGTACTGCTCCACGCCATTTGTGATGCCCTGCTGGGAGCTGCTGCTTTGGGGGATATTGGCACACACTTCCCCGACACCGATGCAAAATATCGGGGAGCTGACAGCCGTCACCTGCTGCAGCAAGTAGAAGCGAAACTTGCCGAGGGTGGGTGGAGTGTAGTAAATGTGGATGCAACTATTATTGCCCAGGAACCCCGCATGGCTCCCCACATAGATGCCATGCGCCGATACATTGCCCAGGATCTGCGCACAGAGCTGAGCGCCATCAGCGTCAAAGCCACCACAACAGAGCACCTCGGCTTCGCCGGCCGCAAAGAAGGCATTGCGGCCCAAGCCGTTACCATGATCAAGGAATCGCCATGA
- the recN gene encoding DNA repair protein RecN, with translation MLQELRIKNLAIIQEATIHFDHRLNILTGETGAGKSIIIDALGLICGAKAPKDLIRSGQDALEVQALFEGLSPELVSALQEQDIPCDEDSLIVRRIVNVKGQNKVYVNAALQPVAFLKSLAEHLVTIHAQNHHQLLLQPQRHIHFLDAFTADGGSALSSYQKGYAEYREKRSRYDEAATQVRDARQRLDIVTMQTGEIEAAELQPGEDEELESQLHRLTHAQDIVDLCQQIHHSLEQSPNPVLDRLHQVKKDLESLCQFDSEFDSYLEEIEAALASLGEVATLSQQKAQTVESDQGELEKVESRIRLIDSLKLKYGTTVEEILAYYKQLCQERVELEHSLDLDTLQQEYKEAHAQVLELGKTLQKQRDAAAKRITSEILEHLHDLHMKNSRFQVSMLPLDEPGPAGLHQVEFLLSANKGEALKPLAKVASGGEMSRIMLAIKGALAQQEEHSTTMIFDEVDTGVSGAVAEMVGKKLRQLARRHQVIVITHLPQVAVQGHQNFRITKSASGAFTSTDVQPLDEEQKVEEIARILSGVDITAESLEHARSYMRQLEA, from the coding sequence GTGCTACAGGAACTGCGAATAAAAAACCTGGCTATTATCCAGGAAGCCACCATACACTTTGACCATCGCCTCAATATTCTCACCGGGGAAACTGGGGCTGGCAAGTCTATTATTATTGATGCCCTGGGTCTTATCTGTGGCGCCAAGGCTCCCAAGGATCTTATTCGCAGCGGACAGGATGCCCTTGAGGTACAGGCACTTTTTGAAGGACTGAGCCCAGAGCTGGTGAGCGCGCTGCAAGAGCAGGATATCCCCTGTGATGAGGACAGTCTCATTGTGCGACGAATTGTCAATGTCAAAGGACAAAACAAGGTCTATGTCAACGCCGCCCTGCAGCCGGTAGCCTTTCTGAAGTCACTGGCAGAACACCTGGTTACTATTCACGCTCAAAACCACCATCAACTGCTGCTGCAACCCCAACGGCATATTCATTTCCTGGATGCTTTTACTGCCGATGGTGGCAGCGCCCTGTCTTCCTACCAAAAGGGCTACGCTGAATACCGGGAAAAACGAAGCCGCTACGATGAAGCCGCCACCCAGGTGCGAGATGCTCGTCAACGACTGGACATCGTCACCATGCAGACCGGTGAAATCGAAGCAGCCGAACTGCAGCCTGGCGAAGATGAGGAGCTGGAGAGTCAGCTGCATCGCCTCACCCATGCCCAGGATATCGTCGACCTCTGCCAGCAAATCCATCACAGCCTGGAGCAATCACCAAACCCAGTGCTGGACAGACTCCACCAGGTAAAAAAAGACCTGGAGAGCCTCTGCCAGTTCGACAGCGAATTTGACTCTTATCTGGAAGAAATAGAAGCCGCCCTGGCTTCGCTGGGAGAAGTGGCTACCCTGAGCCAGCAGAAAGCCCAAACGGTAGAAAGTGACCAGGGTGAGCTGGAAAAAGTGGAAAGCCGCATCCGCCTTATCGACAGTCTGAAACTTAAGTACGGGACGACAGTAGAAGAAATTTTGGCATACTATAAGCAGCTTTGCCAGGAGCGCGTGGAGCTCGAGCACTCTTTGGACCTGGACACCCTGCAGCAAGAGTATAAAGAGGCCCACGCCCAGGTGCTGGAACTGGGAAAAACGCTTCAGAAACAGCGCGATGCTGCCGCCAAACGCATCACCAGCGAAATTCTGGAGCACCTGCACGACCTGCACATGAAAAACAGCCGCTTCCAGGTGTCCATGCTGCCTCTGGATGAGCCGGGACCAGCTGGACTACACCAGGTTGAATTCCTGCTGAGTGCCAACAAGGGAGAGGCCCTCAAGCCATTGGCCAAAGTGGCCAGTGGCGGTGAAATGAGTCGCATTATGCTTGCCATCAAAGGCGCTCTGGCCCAGCAGGAAGAACACTCCACCACCATGATTTTTGATGAAGTGGATACCGGCGTCAGCGGTGCCGTGGCAGAAATGGTAGGAAAAAAGCTTCGTCAACTGGCTCGCCGCCACCAAGTTATTGTCATAACCCACCTGCCCCAGGTTGCCGTTCAGGGGCACCAGAACTTCCGCATTACCAAGTCTGCCAGCGGAGCCTTCACCTCTACCGACGTCCAGCCCCTGGATGAGGAGCAGAAAGTGGAAGAGATTGCCCGTATCCTTAGCGGCGTCGATATCACGGCCGAGTCCCTGGAGCACGCCCGCAGCTATATGCGGCAGCTTGAAGCATGA
- a CDS encoding 6-phosphofructokinase, which translates to MPIEIKKIAISTGGGDCPGLNAVIRAVVRTATLKYGWEVVGIKDGLQGVMDTTTKLIPLNRHNVAGFLQKGGTVLGTTNRGNPFEIQKEVDGKIVTEDISDDVVENIRRERIDAVVGIGGDGTMLIMNQLYQKGIPIVGVPKTIDNDLLSTDVTFGFDTAVAIATDALDRLQTTAASHHRVMVVELMGRYAGWIAMHSGIAGGAEVILIPEIPYDINKVAELINQRMKREGFAIVVVAEGAKPLGGSHSTLEKAGSSVERLGGIGYKVAAEIEELTGAEVRTTVLGHVQRGGSPTAYDRVLSTRFGVAAADLIHEGGFGRMVTLRGTEINDVTFEDAIENLKFVDPEGQLVRAAEEIGVCLGR; encoded by the coding sequence ATGCCAATTGAAATCAAGAAAATTGCTATTTCCACCGGAGGCGGCGACTGCCCCGGCCTAAACGCTGTTATTCGCGCCGTTGTGCGCACGGCTACCCTCAAGTACGGCTGGGAAGTTGTGGGTATCAAGGATGGCCTGCAAGGCGTCATGGACACCACCACCAAGCTCATCCCCCTTAACCGCCACAATGTAGCAGGCTTTTTGCAAAAAGGTGGTACCGTGTTGGGAACCACCAATCGGGGCAACCCTTTTGAAATTCAGAAAGAAGTGGATGGCAAGATTGTCACCGAAGATATCAGTGATGACGTGGTGGAGAATATTCGCCGTGAACGCATTGATGCCGTCGTGGGTATCGGCGGGGACGGTACCATGCTCATCATGAATCAGCTCTACCAGAAAGGCATCCCCATAGTCGGGGTTCCCAAAACTATAGATAACGACCTGCTGTCCACCGACGTAACCTTCGGCTTTGATACTGCCGTGGCCATTGCCACCGATGCCCTGGACCGCCTGCAGACAACGGCAGCCAGTCACCACCGGGTGATGGTAGTGGAGCTAATGGGGCGCTACGCCGGCTGGATTGCCATGCATAGCGGTATTGCCGGTGGCGCAGAAGTCATTCTTATCCCCGAGATTCCTTACGACATCAACAAAGTGGCGGAGCTGATTAACCAACGTATGAAGCGCGAAGGTTTTGCCATTGTCGTAGTGGCGGAAGGCGCCAAGCCCCTGGGGGGGAGCCACTCTACACTGGAAAAAGCAGGAAGCAGCGTTGAGCGGCTGGGGGGCATTGGCTACAAGGTGGCTGCTGAAATAGAAGAGCTAACGGGAGCAGAGGTACGTACCACTGTATTGGGCCATGTACAGCGAGGAGGATCGCCTACGGCTTACGACCGAGTTCTCTCCACCCGTTTTGGGGTGGCAGCTGCGGACCTGATTCATGAGGGAGGTTTCGGCCGTATGGTCACCCTGCGGGGCACCGAGATCAACGATGTAACCTTTGAAGATGCCATTGAGAATCTCAAGTTTGTCGACCCCGAAGGCCAGCTTGTGCGGGCTGCCGAAGAAATCGGTGTCTGCCTGGGTCGGTAG
- a CDS encoding surface lipoprotein assembly modifier: MKKTGLQLLLSLALLIFLSSALHAAVLAWGIHPDKERLVLNFPSEVPPYTLVQADPHTIVLRFEADPWSEELQSPDFTSSPMIDAVAMEVSTFTISLKRSVEDHVRHFTMPASRKLVLDIPYQPLHIQWRKSGQASTVEKAPLDTLAESQESLSGEDDVAFNEGAGELPRPGKELPEVEYRTPRDDLIALSHLVRQYPEDADLHYNMGVAAYLTGNYPLALASFERALALEPNNGHPLVEMARSHLAMGNSALAHSDFTLALSKELSPQVRSAVEKALQETRPDRSRRTWDGSVALGVLYDSNPSVAPQSSTVLVGGNNIPLTPEQQDDSDMGYFAALQLQTHSWPDDRDHRSTLRLNHYHKGYDQYSEFAHSHTALEWELQGQSGTSHSWYNTVSAAHTRLDNEELVNTFSLQPGYRYHLSPQLLLHTRVEIDYLDYHDELEVLDGIGYGLSQSVGVAWGVHRSHRMEAGLGYYQQNAEEEPWNNQLRHIFVHYRYHWSANSVLEAQLSYGEVSYDAAVVPGDDVRDDQRQRGVLGWRQHLSGNWHSSLQVDYQRNHSNLDIYDYQRIRTQLGLNYRF; encoded by the coding sequence ATGAAAAAGACGGGTTTGCAGCTTCTCCTCAGCCTGGCACTGCTAATATTTTTGAGCAGCGCCCTGCACGCCGCTGTCCTTGCCTGGGGTATACACCCGGACAAGGAGCGTCTGGTGCTGAACTTTCCCTCTGAAGTCCCCCCTTACACCCTCGTGCAGGCAGATCCCCATACCATAGTCCTGCGCTTTGAAGCTGACCCGTGGAGTGAGGAGCTGCAGAGCCCCGACTTTACTTCCAGCCCCATGATAGATGCCGTAGCGATGGAGGTATCCACCTTCACCATCAGCCTGAAGCGATCGGTAGAAGATCATGTGCGGCACTTTACCATGCCTGCTTCCCGCAAGCTGGTGCTGGATATTCCTTACCAGCCCCTGCATATCCAGTGGCGCAAGAGTGGGCAAGCATCGACAGTCGAAAAAGCACCGCTCGATACATTGGCGGAATCTCAAGAGAGTCTTAGTGGCGAGGATGATGTTGCTTTTAATGAGGGAGCAGGCGAGCTGCCGCGTCCGGGAAAAGAGCTTCCCGAAGTGGAGTATCGTACCCCCCGCGATGACCTGATAGCACTCTCCCACCTGGTGCGCCAGTATCCTGAAGATGCCGACTTGCACTATAATATGGGTGTGGCTGCCTACCTTACCGGAAACTACCCACTGGCCCTGGCCAGTTTTGAGCGGGCACTGGCCCTGGAGCCGAACAATGGACACCCTTTAGTTGAAATGGCCCGGTCCCATCTGGCCATGGGTAACTCTGCACTTGCTCATAGCGATTTTACCCTGGCCTTGTCAAAAGAGCTTTCACCTCAGGTTCGTTCTGCCGTGGAAAAAGCCCTGCAAGAAACCCGACCGGACCGAAGCCGCCGTACCTGGGATGGCAGTGTGGCGCTGGGGGTTCTCTACGACAGTAACCCCTCCGTCGCCCCACAAAGCTCCACGGTCCTGGTAGGCGGAAACAACATTCCCCTTACCCCGGAGCAGCAGGATGACAGCGATATGGGCTACTTTGCGGCACTGCAGCTGCAGACCCACAGCTGGCCCGATGATCGCGACCACCGCAGCACCTTGCGCCTGAACCACTATCACAAAGGCTATGATCAGTATTCGGAGTTTGCCCACTCCCATACCGCTCTGGAGTGGGAGCTGCAAGGGCAGTCCGGTACGTCGCACAGCTGGTACAATACGGTTTCTGCGGCCCATACCCGTCTCGACAACGAGGAGCTGGTTAACACCTTTAGTCTGCAGCCGGGCTATCGTTACCACCTCAGTCCCCAGTTACTTCTGCACACTCGTGTTGAGATTGATTACCTGGATTATCATGATGAGCTGGAAGTACTTGATGGCATTGGTTACGGGCTATCTCAATCGGTAGGGGTAGCTTGGGGAGTGCACCGATCCCACCGCATGGAAGCAGGCCTTGGCTACTATCAGCAAAACGCAGAGGAAGAGCCCTGGAACAATCAGTTGCGCCACATCTTTGTCCACTACCGCTATCATTGGAGTGCCAATAGCGTACTGGAAGCCCAGCTAAGTTACGGTGAGGTAAGCTACGATGCCGCCGTCGTGCCAGGAGACGATGTGCGGGATGATCAGCGGCAGCGTGGAGTACTGGGCTGGCGTCAACACCTTTCCGGCAATTGGCATAGCAGCCTGCAGGTGGACTACCAGCGTAACCACTCCAATCTGGATATCTACGACTATCAGCGCATTCGCACGCAATTGGGGTTGAATTACCGTTTTTAG